A part of Sporomusaceae bacterium FL31 genomic DNA contains:
- a CDS encoding ATPase gives MNSISVWVLCSSIGTVSMILVYIYLYMSYRERFMGLWAVTWIVLLSRYLLFDTGLLPWKQSLIGLTTYQLLIFISILMFAWGTCLFINKPFNKLWLYITAILFFVTVVLNVLSSSLIYKLILPIFYGCYVCIWLGLIFIRLKLPGYGHLITGYSFILWSILNFLAPFSLGGAWFLPWSFTIGGLLRLAIAIGTLMVYLEKTRTDLVMNESKYRLLAENAVDVIYHYQLLPEEKLQYISPSVLTLTGYTPEEYYADNKVAVSLIHPDDYSTFDNFIKNWPKSAEIPLTLRLVRKTQTILWLEQKCIPLYDENGQIVALEGIIRDITMRKNMEQMTAMIDRMNMVGNMAATVAHEIRNPMTTVHGYLQVMQTREKYRDDKDKFELMIAELDRANTIIREYLSLSRERVPNFKTCSLNNIIETLFPLIQADAISSKVKVHLDLGNIPELLLDENEIRQLLLNFVRNGIEAMPQGGNVIVRTILNDSNIILSISDQGTGIPPHLLEQLGTPFITTKDSGTGLGLPLCYQIAKRHNATIKFDTGEEGTTVFICFS, from the coding sequence ATGAATTCTATTAGTGTATGGGTGCTTTGCTCATCAATTGGAACCGTTTCGATGATTCTTGTCTACATATACCTGTATATGTCATACCGTGAACGCTTCATGGGTTTATGGGCCGTAACTTGGATCGTCCTTCTTTCAAGGTATCTGCTTTTTGATACAGGTCTACTTCCCTGGAAACAGTCCCTCATTGGCCTAACCACATACCAATTACTGATTTTTATCAGTATTCTAATGTTTGCATGGGGTACTTGCTTATTTATAAACAAACCTTTTAATAAATTATGGCTGTATATCACTGCTATCCTCTTTTTCGTAACTGTCGTTTTAAATGTTCTAAGCTCATCTCTTATCTATAAATTGATACTCCCTATTTTCTATGGATGCTATGTATGCATATGGCTTGGTTTAATTTTCATCCGTTTAAAGCTACCGGGATACGGACACCTCATCACCGGTTATTCCTTTATCCTATGGAGTATTCTCAACTTCTTGGCGCCTTTTTCCTTAGGTGGTGCATGGTTCCTTCCCTGGTCTTTCACTATTGGGGGACTGCTTCGTCTTGCCATTGCTATCGGTACATTAATGGTATACTTGGAAAAAACCAGAACAGACTTGGTCATGAATGAGAGTAAATACCGGTTATTGGCGGAAAATGCCGTTGACGTAATCTATCATTATCAACTTCTGCCTGAAGAAAAGCTTCAGTATATTAGCCCCTCGGTTTTGACCTTAACCGGCTATACCCCGGAAGAATATTATGCCGATAATAAGGTGGCTGTCAGCTTAATCCACCCCGATGATTATTCGACATTTGACAATTTTATTAAAAACTGGCCCAAATCTGCCGAAATACCGCTCACATTGCGCCTTGTTCGGAAAACTCAAACAATCCTGTGGCTCGAACAAAAATGCATTCCCCTTTATGATGAAAACGGCCAGATCGTTGCCTTAGAAGGAATTATTCGCGATATTACCATGAGAAAAAACATGGAACAAATGACAGCAATGATTGACCGGATGAATATGGTAGGCAATATGGCGGCAACTGTCGCTCATGAAATAAGAAATCCTATGACCACTGTTCACGGCTACTTACAAGTTATGCAAACAAGGGAAAAGTACCGGGATGATAAAGACAAATTCGAATTAATGATAGCAGAATTAGATAGAGCTAATACCATTATTCGGGAATATCTTTCTTTATCCCGAGAAAGAGTACCTAATTTCAAAACATGCTCTTTGAATAATATCATTGAGACGTTATTCCCCTTAATTCAAGCAGATGCTATTTCTTCAAAAGTAAAGGTCCATCTTGATCTTGGTAATATTCCCGAATTGCTGCTGGATGAAAATGAAATACGGCAATTGCTGCTCAATTTCGTACGCAATGGTATAGAAGCGATGCCTCAAGGCGGGAACGTCATTGTTCGTACCATTTTGAACGACAGCAATATTATCTTGTCCATCAGCGATCAGGGCACAGGAATTCCGCCCCATCTTCTTGAGCAGTTGGGAACACCCTTTATCACTACTAAAGATTCAGGGACCGGCTTAGGACTTCCCCTTTGTTACCAAATAGCCAAACGACACAATGCCACTATTAAATTTGATACAGGTGAAGAAGGAACTACCGTTTTCATCTGCTTTAGCTAG
- a CDS encoding 2-octaprenylphenol hydroxylase: MRILSVCSFLGIDEMIDERDSKGSLVISKYNNGILMGAETMISSSKIRRTWAVFRLFAGFLLEIAWYNLMRKIFGVKMEARLPELYRNQAIRFRETALLLQGLMIKVGQFFSTRIDVLPVEYISELTLLQDQVPPVSSKQIKEVIELELGSKVEAVFAEFDEHHIAAASFGQVHQAVLLSGEMVAVKVLRPDIEKIIEIDLTAFRSVIWMLKVFTKWEKYADFDAIYAEFSATICEELDYRQELNHLEQFRANFQDDPMISVPAVYPEYSRQRVLTLEFVTGYKVTDRAGLLAAGINPKTVAGILLDAYLKQALIHGFYHADPHPGNLFVRSDGGIIFIDFGMVGRITEQNKKAVRKLISGVISSNAEEVSRALQELGFIKPTANLLSLQKAIALLLIGLQDMQLEELGKLKIDGLLEELREFIYSQPFQIPVHYTFLGRAVGTLSGIATGLDPNMNILAVIKPYAKQVLGQDLSPLQLVWQKAKQLALSGLEIPPLLEQTLRDFRAGDVQVKVEMGPVLRQLRFQETLANRIMWTILLAGTGIGAAVVWSNGQKDTAISLLYIMGVFALLLVNNLFKRAEKTLNWHRHSRR; the protein is encoded by the coding sequence ATGCGCATACTTAGCGTGTGCAGTTTTTTAGGAATTGACGAAATGATTGATGAAAGAGACAGCAAAGGCAGTCTTGTTATTTCAAAATATAACAATGGCATTCTGATGGGAGCTGAAACTATGATATCTTCTTCTAAAATCCGTCGAACATGGGCGGTTTTCAGGTTGTTTGCAGGTTTTCTATTAGAGATTGCCTGGTATAATCTTATGCGTAAAATATTTGGAGTCAAAATGGAGGCTCGATTACCGGAGCTTTATCGTAATCAGGCAATTCGCTTTCGGGAGACTGCTTTGCTACTTCAGGGCCTGATGATAAAGGTAGGGCAATTCTTCAGTACTCGTATTGATGTTCTTCCGGTGGAATATATTTCAGAATTGACTCTGCTGCAGGATCAGGTACCGCCTGTAAGCAGTAAGCAAATTAAAGAAGTAATTGAGTTAGAACTTGGCAGTAAGGTTGAAGCTGTATTTGCCGAGTTTGATGAGCATCATATTGCTGCTGCGTCCTTTGGACAAGTACACCAAGCTGTTTTGCTGTCTGGCGAAATGGTGGCGGTCAAAGTACTAAGACCAGATATTGAGAAGATTATTGAAATCGATCTTACTGCTTTTCGAAGCGTGATCTGGATGTTAAAGGTCTTTACTAAATGGGAGAAGTATGCAGATTTTGATGCTATCTATGCTGAATTTAGTGCTACCATCTGTGAAGAACTTGACTATCGGCAGGAACTGAATCATCTTGAACAGTTTCGGGCGAATTTTCAAGACGATCCAATGATTTCTGTGCCAGCTGTTTATCCGGAATATTCAAGACAGCGAGTGTTGACGCTAGAGTTCGTCACGGGGTATAAGGTGACTGATCGTGCAGGTTTGCTAGCAGCAGGAATTAACCCTAAGACCGTGGCGGGAATTTTACTTGATGCTTACCTCAAACAAGCGTTGATACACGGCTTTTATCATGCTGACCCTCATCCAGGTAACTTGTTTGTGAGGTCGGATGGCGGAATTATTTTTATTGATTTTGGCATGGTAGGCAGGATTACAGAGCAGAACAAAAAGGCTGTCCGCAAATTGATTAGTGGCGTAATCAGCAGTAATGCCGAAGAGGTTTCCCGTGCACTGCAAGAGCTAGGTTTTATTAAACCAACAGCCAATCTCTTGAGTCTGCAAAAAGCAATTGCCTTATTATTGATTGGTCTTCAAGATATGCAGTTGGAGGAACTAGGCAAACTGAAAATTGATGGACTCCTAGAAGAATTACGTGAGTTTATTTATTCTCAGCCTTTTCAAATTCCTGTACATTATACTTTTCTGGGGAGAGCTGTGGGCACACTTTCAGGGATTGCTACAGGGTTAGATCCCAATATGAATATTTTGGCAGTAATTAAACCTTATGCCAAACAGGTTCTTGGTCAAGACCTTTCACCTTTGCAATTGGTTTGGCAGAAGGCAAAACAACTAGCGCTGTCAGGGCTGGAGATTCCGCCCTTACTAGAGCAGACTTTAAGAGATTTTCGTGCTGGGGATGTCCAGGTCAAGGTGGAAATGGGGCCTGTTTTGAGACAGTTACGCTTTCAGGAGACTTTAGCAAATCGCATTATGTGGACTATTTTATTAGCTGGTACTGGAATTGGAGCAGCTGTGGTTTGGAGTAATGGACAAAAAGACACAGCCATTTCATTACTATATATCATGGGGGTTTTTGCCTTGCTATTGGTGAATAACCTTTTCAAACGGGCTGAAAAAACACTGAACTGGCATCGTCATTCGCGTCGATGA
- a CDS encoding flavin reductase has translation MGKKVIGVFVGSLREGSFSKTIANFVSSLVPAEFEMRMIGLGELPLFNQDLEENGTEPAAWTKFRDEVKQVDGFLFVTPEYNRSIPAVLKNALDVGSRPYGKSVWNGKPGGIISVSPGGLSAFGANHHLRQSMVFLNVLLLQQPEAYIGNVASLLDEKGAVTNERTKEFLQQYVNAFVTWVNLVSGNH, from the coding sequence ATGGGTAAAAAAGTAATTGGTGTTTTTGTCGGCAGCTTGAGGGAAGGGTCTTTCAGTAAAACGATTGCAAACTTTGTGTCGTCATTGGTTCCCGCAGAATTTGAAATGCGCATGATTGGGCTGGGAGAACTTCCACTGTTCAATCAGGATTTGGAGGAAAATGGGACTGAGCCTGCGGCATGGACGAAATTTCGTGATGAAGTGAAGCAAGTGGATGGATTCCTTTTTGTGACGCCGGAATACAACCGATCCATTCCGGCTGTTCTGAAGAACGCACTGGATGTTGGCTCAAGGCCGTATGGAAAAAGCGTTTGGAATGGTAAGCCCGGAGGTATTATCAGCGTTTCTCCCGGAGGCTTAAGCGCTTTTGGTGCGAATCATCATTTGCGTCAATCCATGGTTTTTCTAAATGTCCTTTTGCTGCAACAGCCGGAAGCCTATATTGGTAATGTTGCATCCCTCTTAGATGAAAAAGGAGCCGTGACCAACGAAAGGACCAAGGAATTCCTCCAGCAGTATGTAAATGCTTTTGTTACATGGGTTAACTTAGTTTCAGGCAATCACTGA